One window of the Fusobacterium animalis 7_1 genome contains the following:
- the mglC gene encoding galactose/methyl galactoside ABC transporter permease MglC: MIARTNEGKIDFKKIIIESGLYLVLFCMLVAIIIKEPTFLSIRNFKNILTQSSVRTIIALGVAGLIVTQGTDLSAGRQVGLSAVISGTLLQSATNVNKAFPTLGEFSIFTTILIVVVVGVVIASINGIVVATLNVHPFIATMGTMTIVYGINSLYYDKAGAAPISGFVERYSKFAQGYIQIGSYTIPYLIIYAAIATLIMWTLWNKTKFGKNVFAVGGNPEAAKVSGVNVVLTLMGIYALSGAYYAFGGFLEAGRIGSATNNLGFMYEMDAIAACVIGGVSFYGGVGRISGVITGVIILTIINYGLTYTGVSPYWQYIIKGIIIVVAVAFDSIKYAKKK; encoded by the coding sequence ATGATTGCAAGAACTAATGAAGGAAAAATAGATTTTAAAAAAATTATTATAGAAAGTGGACTATATCTTGTACTGTTTTGTATGCTTGTTGCAATAATAATAAAAGAACCTACTTTTTTAAGTATAAGAAACTTTAAAAATATTCTTACACAATCTTCTGTAAGAACAATTATTGCTCTTGGAGTTGCTGGGCTTATAGTAACACAAGGTACTGACTTATCAGCAGGTAGACAAGTTGGACTTTCTGCTGTTATATCTGGAACACTTTTACAATCTGCAACAAATGTAAATAAAGCATTTCCAACACTGGGAGAATTTTCAATATTTACAACTATATTGATTGTAGTAGTAGTTGGTGTAGTTATAGCAAGTATAAATGGTATAGTTGTGGCAACTTTAAATGTTCACCCATTTATAGCTACTATGGGAACAATGACTATTGTATATGGAATAAACTCTCTTTACTATGATAAAGCAGGAGCTGCTCCAATTTCTGGATTTGTAGAAAGATATAGTAAATTTGCACAAGGTTATATACAAATAGGCTCATATACAATACCATATTTAATTATTTATGCTGCTATTGCAACATTAATTATGTGGACTTTATGGAATAAAACAAAATTTGGTAAAAATGTATTTGCAGTTGGAGGAAATCCAGAAGCTGCGAAAGTATCAGGAGTAAATGTTGTTCTAACTCTTATGGGAATATATGCACTATCTGGAGCATATTATGCTTTTGGTGGTTTCTTAGAAGCAGGACGTATAGGTTCTGCAACTAACAACTTAGGATTTATGTATGAAATGGATGCCATTGCTGCCTGCGTAATTGGAGGAGTTTCATTCTATGGTGGTGTTGGTAGAATTTCTGGAGTTATTACAGGAGTTATAATCTTAACTATTATAAACTATGGACTTACTTATACAGGTGTTAGTCCATACTGGCAATATATTATAAAAGGTATAATAATCGTTGTAGCTGTTGCATTTGACTCTATTAAATATGCTAAGAAAAAATAA
- the mglA gene encoding galactose/methyl galactoside ABC transporter ATP-binding protein MglA, with amino-acid sequence MENLKYVLEMENISKEFPGVKALDNVQLKLRPGTVHALMGENGAGKSTLMKCLFGIYEKDSGKILLDGVEVNFKSTKEALENGVSMVHQELNQVLQRNVLDNIWLGRYPMKKFFVDEKKMYNDTINIFKDLDIKVDPRKKVADLPIAERQMIEIAKAVSYKSKVIVMDEPTSSLTEKEVEHLFKIIKKLKESGVGIVYISHKMEEIKMISDEITILRDGKWISTNDVSKITTEQIISMMVGRDLTERFPKKDNKAKEMILQVKNLTALNQPSIQDVSFELYKGEILGIAGLVGSKRTEIVETIFGMRPKEHGEIILKGKTVKNKSPEDAIKNGFALVTEERRSTGIFSMLDVAFNSVISNLDRYKNKFRLLKNKDIERDTKWIVDSMRVKTPSYSTKIGSLSGGNQQKVIIGRWLLTEPEVLMLDEPTRGIDVLAKYEIYQLMIDLAKKDKGIIMISSEMPELLGVTDRILVMSNGRVAGIVKTSETNQEEIMELSAKYL; translated from the coding sequence ATGGAAAATCTAAAATATGTATTAGAAATGGAAAATATTTCAAAAGAGTTTCCTGGCGTAAAAGCACTAGATAATGTTCAATTAAAATTAAGACCTGGGACTGTTCATGCTCTAATGGGGGAAAATGGTGCTGGAAAATCAACATTAATGAAATGCCTGTTTGGAATTTATGAAAAAGATAGTGGTAAAATTTTATTAGATGGGGTAGAAGTAAATTTTAAGTCTACAAAAGAAGCGTTGGAAAATGGAGTTTCTATGGTTCACCAAGAGCTAAATCAAGTTTTACAAAGAAATGTACTTGATAATATTTGGCTTGGTAGATACCCAATGAAAAAATTTTTTGTAGATGAAAAGAAAATGTATAATGATACAATTAATATCTTTAAAGATTTAGATATTAAAGTAGATCCTAGAAAAAAAGTAGCAGATCTACCTATTGCTGAAAGACAAATGATAGAAATAGCCAAAGCCGTATCATATAAATCAAAAGTAATAGTTATGGATGAACCTACTTCTTCACTTACAGAAAAAGAAGTTGAACACCTATTTAAAATTATAAAAAAATTAAAAGAAAGTGGAGTTGGAATTGTTTATATTTCTCATAAAATGGAAGAAATAAAAATGATTTCAGATGAAATTACTATTTTAAGAGATGGTAAATGGATATCAACTAATGATGTATCTAAAATCACAACTGAGCAAATTATAAGTATGATGGTAGGTAGAGATTTAACAGAGCGTTTCCCTAAAAAAGATAATAAAGCTAAGGAAATGATATTACAAGTTAAAAATTTAACTGCTTTAAATCAGCCTTCAATACAAGATGTAAGTTTTGAACTTTATAAAGGAGAGATTTTAGGAATAGCTGGGCTTGTTGGTTCTAAAAGAACAGAAATAGTTGAAACTATTTTTGGAATGAGACCAAAAGAACATGGTGAAATTATTTTAAAAGGTAAAACTGTAAAAAATAAAAGTCCAGAAGATGCTATAAAAAATGGTTTTGCCTTAGTAACAGAAGAACGTAGAAGTACAGGAATATTTTCAATGTTAGATGTAGCATTTAACTCTGTTATCTCTAACTTAGATAGATATAAAAATAAATTTAGACTTCTTAAAAATAAAGATATAGAAAGAGATACTAAATGGATAGTAGATAGTATGAGAGTAAAAACCCCTTCATACTCTACGAAAATTGGAAGCCTTTCTGGTGGTAATCAACAAAAAGTAATTATTGGAAGATGGCTACTAACTGAACCAGAAGTTCTTATGCTTGATGAGCCTACTAGAGGTATTGATGTTTTAGCAAAATATGAAATTTATCAATTAATGATAGACCTTGCTAAAAAAGACAAGGGAATTATAATGATTTCCTCTGAAATGCCAGAACTTTTAGGAGTAACAGATAGAATACTTGTTATGAGCAATGGTAGAGTTGCAGGAATTGTTAAAACTTCTGAAACTAATCAAGAAGAAATAATGGAATTATCAGCTAAATATCTATAA
- the mglB gene encoding galactose/glucose ABC transporter substrate-binding protein MglB, translating into MKKIGMLLGSIILASALVACGEKKEEAKTEAPASEKLSIGLTAYKFDDNFIALFRKAFEAEAAAKADTVEVTAIDSQNSVATEKEQIEAVLEKGVKAFAINLVDASAADGIINLLKEKNVPVVFYNRKPSDEAIASYDKLYYVGIDPNAQGVAQGELIEKLWKENPDLDLNKDGVIQYVMLTGEPGHPDAVARTKYSIQTLNDHGIKTEELHKDTAMWDTATAKDKMDAWLSGPNGSKIEVVICNNDGMALGAIESMKAAGKVLPTFGVDALPEALVKIEAGEMAGTVLNDAKGQASATFNMVVNLAQGKEPTEGTDLKLDNKVILIPSIGIDKSNVADFK; encoded by the coding sequence ATGAAAAAAATTGGTATGTTATTGGGTTCAATTATTCTTGCATCAGCATTGGTTGCTTGTGGAGAAAAAAAGGAAGAAGCTAAAACTGAAGCTCCTGCAAGTGAAAAATTATCAATAGGGTTAACTGCTTATAAATTTGATGACAACTTTATTGCTCTATTTAGAAAAGCATTTGAAGCTGAAGCAGCAGCTAAAGCTGATACAGTTGAAGTAACTGCTATTGATTCTCAAAACAGTGTTGCTACTGAAAAGGAACAAATAGAAGCAGTTTTAGAAAAGGGAGTAAAAGCGTTTGCAATTAACTTAGTTGATGCATCTGCTGCTGATGGAATTATAAACTTATTAAAAGAAAAAAATGTGCCTGTTGTATTTTATAACAGAAAACCTTCTGATGAAGCAATAGCTTCTTATGACAAATTATATTATGTTGGAATTGACCCTAATGCACAAGGGGTTGCACAAGGTGAGCTAATTGAAAAATTATGGAAAGAAAATCCAGATCTTGACTTAAATAAAGATGGAGTTATCCAATATGTAATGTTAACAGGAGAACCTGGACACCCAGATGCAGTTGCAAGAACTAAATATTCGATTCAAACTTTAAATGACCATGGAATAAAAACAGAAGAATTACACAAAGATACTGCTATGTGGGATACAGCTACAGCAAAAGATAAAATGGATGCTTGGCTATCAGGACCTAATGGTTCTAAAATAGAAGTAGTTATTTGTAACAATGATGGAATGGCATTAGGAGCTATTGAATCAATGAAAGCTGCTGGAAAAGTTTTACCTACATTTGGTGTTGATGCATTACCAGAAGCCCTTGTTAAGATAGAAGCTGGTGAAATGGCAGGAACTGTTCTTAATGATGCAAAGGGACAAGCTAGTGCAACATTTAATATGGTAGTTAATTTAGCACAAGGAAAAGAACCTACTGAAGGAACTGATTTGAAATTAGATAATAAAGTAATATTAATTCCTAGTATTGGAATAGATAAATCTAATGTTGCAGACTTCAAATAA
- a CDS encoding ROK family protein: MKHYIGIDLGGTNTKIGVVDSEGNLINSKIIKTHSHQNVDKTLERIWETAKKLILEKEIPLFSVVGIGIGIPGPVKNQSIVGFFANFDWERNLNLKEKMEKLSGIETRIENDANIIAQGEAIFGAAKGKKSSITIAIGTGIGGGIFYNGNLISGMSGVGGEIGHMKVVKDGKTCGCGQNGCFEAYASASSLVKEAKERLKLNEDNLLFKEINGNLEELEAKNIFDAARKGDEFSKDLIEYESDYLALGIGNLLNIINPECIVISGGISLAGDEILLPIKEKLQKYTMPPALENLEIKVGILGNEAGIKGAVALFI; encoded by the coding sequence ATGAAACATTATATTGGTATTGATTTAGGTGGAACTAACACAAAAATAGGAGTAGTTGATTCAGAAGGAAACTTAATAAACAGTAAAATTATTAAAACTCATTCTCATCAAAATGTTGATAAAACTTTGGAAAGAATTTGGGAAACTGCAAAAAAATTGATATTGGAAAAAGAAATTCCGCTTTTTTCTGTTGTAGGAATAGGAATAGGAATACCCGGTCCTGTAAAAAACCAAAGTATAGTAGGTTTCTTTGCAAATTTTGATTGGGAAAGAAATCTAAATTTAAAAGAAAAAATGGAAAAATTAAGTGGAATTGAAACAAGAATTGAAAACGATGCTAATATTATTGCACAAGGTGAAGCTATCTTTGGAGCTGCAAAAGGAAAAAAATCTTCAATCACTATTGCAATAGGAACAGGTATAGGAGGAGGTATTTTTTACAATGGAAACCTTATTTCTGGTATGTCAGGAGTTGGTGGAGAAATAGGACATATGAAGGTAGTTAAAGATGGTAAAACTTGTGGTTGTGGTCAAAATGGTTGTTTTGAAGCCTATGCCTCAGCTAGCTCTCTTGTTAAAGAAGCAAAAGAAAGATTGAAATTAAATGAAGATAATTTACTTTTTAAAGAAATCAATGGGAATTTAGAAGAACTTGAAGCAAAAAATATTTTTGATGCTGCTAGAAAGGGAGATGAGTTTTCAAAAGATTTAATAGAATATGAAAGTGATTATTTAGCCTTGGGTATAGGAAATCTTTTAAATATAATTAACCCTGAATGTATAGTTATAAGTGGAGGTATTTCTCTGGCAGGAGATGAGATTTTACTTCCAATAAAAGAAAAATTACAAAAATACACTATGCCTCCTGCACTTGAAAATTTAGAGATAAAAGTGGGCATTTTAGGTAATGAAGCAGGTATAAAGGGAGCTGTGGCACTTTTCATTTAG
- a CDS encoding NAD(P)/FAD-dependent oxidoreductase: MEKIYDVIIVGAGPAGLTAGIYAGRGNLSTLILEKEGIGSMIMTHQIDNYPGSHIGASGKEIYDTMKKQALDFGCEIRPATVLGFDPYDEIKIVKTDAGNFKTKYIIIATGLGKIGAKKIKGENKFLGAGVSYCATCDGAFTKGKVVSLVGKGDEIIEEALFLTRYAKEVNIFLTSDDLDCNEELKEAILSKENVKITKKVKLLEIKGEEFVTGLDLEIDGNKETVATDFVFLYLGTKNNIELYGEFVNLSEAGYILTDETMKTRTDKMYAIGDIREKDVRQVATATNDGVIATTFILKEILKSKKK; this comes from the coding sequence ATGGAAAAAATATATGATGTTATAATTGTTGGAGCTGGTCCTGCTGGATTAACAGCTGGAATATATGCAGGGAGAGGAAATTTATCAACTCTTATTTTGGAAAAAGAAGGAATAGGAAGTATGATAATGACTCACCAAATAGATAACTATCCAGGTTCTCATATTGGAGCTTCTGGAAAAGAAATTTATGATACAATGAAAAAACAAGCCTTAGATTTTGGTTGTGAAATAAGACCTGCAACAGTTTTAGGTTTTGACCCCTATGATGAAATAAAGATTGTAAAAACAGATGCAGGAAATTTTAAAACAAAATATATTATAATAGCAACTGGATTAGGAAAAATTGGTGCTAAAAAGATAAAAGGAGAAAACAAGTTTTTAGGTGCAGGTGTTTCCTATTGTGCAACTTGTGATGGAGCTTTTACAAAAGGAAAAGTTGTTTCATTGGTTGGAAAAGGTGATGAAATTATTGAGGAAGCCTTATTTTTAACAAGATATGCAAAAGAGGTAAATATCTTTTTAACTTCTGATGATTTAGATTGTAATGAAGAATTAAAAGAAGCTATTTTATCAAAAGAAAATGTAAAAATTACTAAAAAAGTAAAACTTTTAGAAATAAAAGGAGAAGAATTTGTAACAGGATTAGATTTAGAAATAGATGGTAATAAAGAAACAGTAGCAACTGATTTTGTTTTCTTGTATTTAGGTACAAAAAATAATATTGAATTATATGGAGAGTTTGTCAATTTAAGTGAAGCAGGATATATATTAACAGATGAAACTATGAAAACAAGAACTGATAAAATGTATGCTATTGGAGATATTAGAGAAAAAGATGTAAGACAGGTTGCCACTGCTACTAATGATGGAGTTATAGCAACAACATTTATTTTGAAAGAAATACTAAAATCTAAGAAAAAATAA
- a CDS encoding MBL fold metallo-hydrolase → MRVKCFHLGAYGTNCFLAYNENDIAYFFDCGGRNLKQVYEYIEEHKLNLKYIILTHGHGDHIEGLNDLASHYPEAKVYIGEEDKDFLYNSELSLSDAIFGEIFKFKGELITVKEGDTIGDFKVIDTPGHTIGSKSFYDEKDKILMSGDTLFRRSYGRYDLPTGDLNMLCNSLQKLSKLPDETIVYNGHTDNTTIGEERRFLERVGIL, encoded by the coding sequence GTGAGAGTAAAATGCTTTCATTTAGGAGCTTATGGAACAAATTGTTTCTTAGCTTATAATGAAAATGATATAGCTTATTTTTTTGATTGTGGAGGTAGAAATTTAAAACAAGTTTATGAATATATAGAAGAACATAAATTAAATTTAAAATATATAATATTAACTCATGGACATGGAGATCATATAGAAGGATTGAACGATTTAGCTTCACATTATCCAGAAGCAAAAGTATATATAGGAGAAGAAGATAAAGATTTTTTATATAATTCAGAACTTAGTTTATCGGATGCAATTTTTGGAGAAATTTTTAAATTTAAAGGTGAACTTATTACAGTAAAAGAAGGAGATACAATAGGAGATTTTAAAGTTATAGATACTCCGGGGCATACTATTGGTTCAAAAAGTTTCTATGATGAAAAGGATAAAATTTTAATGTCAGGGGATACATTATTTAGAAGAAGTTATGGTAGATATGATTTACCTACTGGGGATTTAAATATGTTATGTAACAGTTTACAAAAATTATCAAAATTACCTGATGAAACTATTGTTTACAATGGACATACAGATAATACAACTATTGGTGAAGAAAGAAGATTTTTAGAAAGAGTTGGAATACTATAA